The following is a genomic window from Salarias fasciatus chromosome 10, fSalaFa1.1, whole genome shotgun sequence.
AATTGTGGAAGCAGGTAGGTCCCACACTGGGGGCAtctgaggagaagctgctgctgttggagtgGGAGAGGCTGCTGTTGGAGtgggagaggctgctgctgggggtgtaCCTGTGTCTCTCGCTGGGGTTGCATGTAGGCCTCATGTCGGGGTTGGACAAAGGGTTCGCGCTGAGGACGCGCGTCAGGACGAGACCGGGCCAGCACCACGTAGAGCGCCTGGGTGCCCAAGACGTGGCCGTTCATCCCAGTCATGGCCCGGCTGGCCTCCTCAGGGGACGAAAAGCAGACAAACCCAAATCCTTTGCAGCGTTCCCCCTCCGTCATCACCTGCGGAAGAGACACAAATTAAACTCATTCAGTACAGGTGTGAAAACATTGAATTAAACATGCTCTTTCTCAGAGTTCCTACTTATATCTTTAACTATACCTATACCTGTCACCTCAATTTACACAAGACTCATTGTGATATGACAGGAATTACCATAAGGAATAAGAAATCCATTAAAATTTGTAATTCACTGCTAGTTGACTGCTCACCTTGACACTTGTGATGGTTCCAAAGGGACTGAAAGCTCGGTGCAGACGCTCCTCATCCATGTCGGAGTCCAGGTTGTGGACGTACAGATTGACCCCCTAGTTTATTCAAGGACAAAGGAGAAGTTAGTGCCACCCCAAATAACAGTCTTTAAACAGTACAGCCTGGGCTCAAAGGTCCTTTGCCACTTTCATTTTGAGCATGACGGATCTGCTCCTCAAAAAGTGACTGGACGCTGGAGTTAAGTGACTTACTGACCTGATACCTGGATCCGCGATCCAAACTCTCAGGCTCAAACCTGCGCGTGAGCTCCGTCTGCCGCTCCGCCTTCCTTTGGGCACGAGACACGTACAACCGCCGGCCGTTCAACACTTTACCGTTCAAGTCGTCCACCGCCTGAGAGGAAATAAACATGGGTATTGTGATTTGAAGCAAGCAGAAATGCAGAGAATATGTGATCTACCCATCAGTCTTCCTCAGAAGTGGTTCTTACCTTCTTGGCGTTCTCGTGGTTCTCAAAGCGGGCGAATCCAAATCCTTTCGAATTTCCATTGTCGTCTGTCATCACACGAACGCTGGATGTGGGtcctgtccaaaaaaaaaaaagcagctggtCAACATCGGTTCACATCCTCAGCTGTGAATGCTGAGTGGACATTAAATCTGACTCTCTTACCATATttgctgaacagctccgtcagCCTGTTGTCATCCATGTCCTCGCCGAAGTTCTTTATATAAACGTTGGTGAACTCCTCTGCACTTTTGGCGAGCTCCGCCTCCCTGTCTTCAAACGATCGGAACGGCTCAATAGTTCTGTtgaagaaaacatcatgaaacaTTAAGTCAAATGTGTCAAAACCTGACTTCGGAACTTGCAGTAAGCAGGTTGGAAAAGTTTAAAGAACGGAAATCACACTTACACTATCTGGTCATTGAGCAGCATGCCATTCAGCCTCTCAGTGGCGCGCTCAGCCGCCTCCACGGTCTCAAAGTGCACGTATCCGTATCCCTTTGAGACGTTGTTGTCGTCACAAACCACCTGAAAAGAGGAAGAGTTATGAGTCAAACACATCCACAAGCATCATGAATTTTCCTAAAAAGTTTTAACACTGTTATGACCCCATACTCACTTTACAGGACAGCACAGTCCCGAAGACTGAAAACGTGTTCAGCAAGGACAGGCTGTCGATGGATTTGTCCAGGTTCTTAATCAGGATGTTCCCCGCTGCATTGGTTCTCTGGGAGGGGTCGCGTCGACACCACATGATCCGCACAGGCCGGCCGTTGACGACAGTGAAGGCCAGGTCATCCAGGGCTCGCTCAGCTACACGAAGaccacaagaaaagaaaaaaaacataagcgTATTCACAGGTTCGCCCCTCAAAATGCAGCATCAGACATGAATTGAAGAACATTAAGATAGACTGGAGGCACAGCGCCTCCTTCAGAGGTTGTTCAGACAAAACTCACCATCTTCACGTTTCGCGTAGTTGACGAAGCCATAGCCGAGGGAGCGGCGGGTGATCCGGTGTCTGCAAACCCTGACAGAGATGACCTGCCCCACCTGGCTGAACTTCTCATAAAGCATCACCTCTGTGGTGGTGGGAAGCAGGTCCCCCACATACAGAGAAGCTGATGGGTTGATGGGCGCAAACTGGTCCAGAATTGGCTTTGTCTTCCTGTAACCTGACATCTGTAAATGCAATGGTTCAGAAGGTCATTATTTTCATAAATGCCCAGTATCACATCAATGACAAATACTATTTCCAGTTTTAGTGGAGACTCTCACTTAAAAAACACATGTTCTTACATTTGTCGGTGAACAATGCTCTTGAGGTTTCCTCGTCTGGTCAAACATACTCAAATATCGtctgtcaaaatgaaatctgaagaGATCTAGCAAACACAAGCTAACTCAGTGATGGATAACTTGGTGGGCGGGTGATTCTTCTCCAAAGCGCAAAGCTACGACTGATTCGGACGTCTGAATAGTTCAGAGTGGTGGACTGCAGGCTGAAGACACAGGCTGTCAACTCTGGTGATGACATCACAGCTTTGATTCAAAGTTGCCAGGCAACTCAGGCGACGATGTCATCAAATTCCCCCGGGGTAACTTGGACACACTGTTACTATGGAAACCAGGTTAGACATTACATGCAGTATTAATGCAGTACAGTTTTCTGGTCCCCacgccacatttctggctcaatctgaaCATATTATACATCAAAATGTAGCTGGAGTCCTTGTGATAATGgcagtgcttttattttttctgtatcTCAAATGTTTCTCTCGCCAGACGCGTTTGTTTGAGGAGACGGCAGAATTtcctcccatccgctccaatgcattctGGAAAGAGATTTTCTAGCTGAAAACCAAAAGTTTAcgcatttttacaaactcattcCTGCAacatggatgatcctacagaaataaaaatgtcagtttaatCCTATGAAATGCTTCTGATGctcacagtaaataaaaatcgttttcattttcacctctcgGTTATCGACGCACGACATTTCTTCAACGatacaaactggatgaaaaaaaatggatgtgtCACACTTCCTGCAGGTAGGTGGGGGCGTTTCTGCAAACGCACTGATGAGTGACGAGGCAGACCTTGTCATCAATCCGAGCAGAGATGGGGCGCCAGTCTTTGGAggatccatccgtccgtccacccGGTTCATATCCAGGACTAAACTATCGCTGTTGATTGGAAAATCGGttctctttcagtctgtgtgGTTTTTGAAGAAGTCGTCTGTGATAAAACTGAGATTTTCTTGAAGCCAGcttgattaaaactgacagaaaatatCGGGGACACGCCTTTTCTCTGTCGCGAATACGGACATACATCATCAAATTATCCCTACATATGtcacatcatcttgttcggaagGACCTTGTGACGCTCCACacgtgctcggtttgttgatggGAGACAAAGTTTAGCCACACTCGCCACTTGCTTGGGGCGATTTTGACGCagagaacgtttacgacagtgagctttcacaggggaccagtagggggagcgcaagagcaaaagttgcatggTTTTGCTTTCAAAATAACTGTAATAAACAGGTATACAAGGTGATGAGAATGTGTGTTTACCCGACTGTTAGATGAGGTAGTTGtgctgtgaggaagaggatcctggctccagggtgggagTGGGCAGccttcatctctcctcctcagttcAGGTTGGTCCTGGCATCGTGCAGGCCCTTCAGGAAcgccaaataaaaaaaacacaagcagccCATCAGCAGATGACATGCTGCAGTCTCATCTTGTTCAAGAAATATGTTGCCAATAAAAGGAACATTACTGtactgacatgttttcatgttcataGTTCTTGAAACCAGCAGGCTTACCAGATCAGTGTGAGCTGTGGGCTTGCTTCTGACTGGAGAGGAGATCCACGTCAGGTTCCATTCCAGTTTCAGAAAGTCTCAGAGACTGACGCAGGTGTCGATCTGACTGATGACACATCCTGGGTTTGAAGGGTTGTTCGAAACAGAACATTCTCCTGCTCCTCAAAGCTGCATCCAAGCCATCAATGGGGTCTGGGCctaacagaactgcagctgaagagaggagacagaatgaCAATGGAagagattacttttttttaagtcaggAGTGAATTAAGCAATCACATTTGCACATACAGCAATTAAATTACCGCTACCTTCCTGAATGCAGGCTGTGTTACTCAACCATGCATTTCTTTCATGAACATTATCGCATGACAATTCGGTATTGGTGGTGGACAACCATAGACTTATATGAAATAGACATACTAGCCGCATTTCAGCTGTGCAGCTAGGGCCGGTGTAAACAATAGACATATGTACTGATGAACAGACAGGGCAGGATCATTTCGATGTTTAAAAATACCAACAACATTTTGATATGATTCAGTGAAAGGTTGGAATATGCAGAGCACACCAAAGAACATTTTCATCCACAGTGAAAAATTCCACGTGAGCAAAGGAAACTCAGTGAGGAGCCCACGGATAAAACCACTGACACGCCTGCTGTGGAGACCACACCCCCACTAGGAGAACCTCCGAGGATGCATTGTacataaagttgaaaaattgAAACTAATAAGTTTCAACACTTTATATTTTCAGGCAAGTCTTAGGTTGAATGCAATCCTCTTGTCTGCAGCTACAAACACTCAATATTAAACCTATCAAATATTTAATACTTGCGTCTTtgttctgttctttctttcaaGACAACACTGATTGTAACATTTTTGTTAAGTTTAAACCAACAACTTTTGGCTGAGAATTTGTCAGACATTCATGATGCTCTCGTTTCAGTgtctgtctgcatttttatggaATTTCTTTCCAACATAACTTGGGAACAGACGCAATTTgaactaccccccccccccccccccccccccccccagtcatTTCTCTTCGTGTTTTCACTGAAGGAGACACGTCTCGCTCTGAAGAATCACTGTTACTCTCTTTTTCCACCActgactgtgtgaatgtgtctcttttttttaacggCAATCCATGTCTTTGCACGAGCCTGCAGATAAAGGATGGCCAGACCCGCCACGGCCAAAGCGTGGCCCATGAACATTTCCATTTTCCTTGTGCCTGCAGCTATTGGGCCTCTTCAGATGCTATTTCCATGGACACACTTATTTAAATTGCTTTCTTGAGAGTCAAGTCAGTTTCTGTCAGTCATTTCTTTTGAGCTGCTTCATTTTTCAGTCCACATACAAGCCTGTCCCTTTGTGCATCACTTCATGTATCCTCAAACCCACCATTGCTCTATACTTTCATCAAAGTGTAACAGAGTGGTGTGTGAGGTCAATTTGGATGATATCTCCTCAGCTTCCCCAgtcacacagaaggacacaggtTCACTGGCTGACAAAAGGAGTACAGTGGttcctttttgaaaataatttattcttttaaattcGGTTAAATTATCtttacacaacaaaaaaagaacttaATTTACAGACGAGCGCCTCATTCCAGTGAAAAGTCCCGTGCGCGGttgggctggcccacaccaacacgccacTGTACTGAGGACATGACGCAGGATCAACAtttaacatgacagcagctcaggatgaaacaaaagacaaaaagaaagaaacacaaagaacaaagacagccgtggtgtgtctgcgctggaaacggggctcgaacagggcagaacctGATAGGAAGAGGAtttgttacagcctgcacacctgttgattaCCAGAAAGTTTAACAATAACATACCGTTTCCGACTTCCGTTAGCGgggcaaatgctcagaccagcaccggaccatcgggacccacgcgcccgatctacagctgctgcggcatgcgcttgacgcgctcccccCGGAGCCATCGCGACACTGCAAGGCGTAACTTTCGTCAAAACCAATACCATATATTTCATGAGGGGAATTAGCCTTTACCTGTGCGCACGAACCACGGCTACCAGCCagcaccaacccggaagtgcaagaaccagagggCGGCTCAGACGTgggaggggtttttatagcgcccccagccaataggctgagaccaaccacaaacacacccatcctgccacaaAAGGGATCAATCGAGCCAATAACTCGAGCCATTCTGTGTCACAGCTGTTGATTGTGGCACTACTTGGTTGCATATGATTCCCACAATTTACTCACAGTGTTCGTTGTTGCTGGTGCACCGTTGCCGGTGTTGCCGGTccactccccctctcctcctcctcctctcctcctttttctgGGAAGAATCCATCACCCGTGCCTCAGTCCATGGTAGCATCCGCGTTAGCTGAAGGGTAACAGTCACAAAGTCCTTCACACTTGGCCAATAATGCCTTGGGTGTAAAGGGTCTTTATTGAAATCTGTGCTGTTAGACGAGTTACATATTGATCTATTTTaacttagggccaatcccaattctaccccttacccctaccccttacccctacccctatgatatgcgcgttcacgaggcttaagggctatcccaattctcctttttgaataggggtaggggtaaggggaagggctatttcacccctttcagcgaagtctgcatcgatgctccctattctctataggggtaggcggagtttcacattggccagaaaaaaacaacatggcgcccaccacggagtcgcacaaatgtaagattgctttctgtacactatttaaaaagctataaaaaagtgtatttgcttcactgaatttatagataaactagcgtgacagtgtcccagtcatggattaacgtttagcgctgcgcagcaccgtttccaatcgtgaatttgtaacttatgaagagcactaatcactgaattaacgtcatcctttatcatgtttttaacgtaatatgttagacacagggacccccgatgaaacccgactgctgattcagtttagagccgggttcctcaattagcggaccgcggtccacgaccggaccgcggcacacctcgctgcggccccagggcaaatgtatgaaaaaaaaaaaagaaaaaaaatctttctttaaacgctccatgttccgtgtgagcaccgttctgcaccgcgccgctctgtgcgtgtccagcgcactccgtcgcaccgcactgctcggcagtcctcggtatcgccccccccccccccccccccccccccccacagggcgctgaagtccggacccatgcttgtatataaaaagcaaatgtggaccttcaacaTTTGTATTtcaggacccctggtttaggggttaaaaaggaagaaaagtttttgaaatcaaaatacagcgccaaaacacattgggagtaaattatattattcgtctaagctataatatgtcagtaataaaacgtgtttatataaatatatctgtattactttaggaaattcataaaagaaaatggcttggaaggggaagttacagcccagcaagcttcaaaaaagtgggagaacctcaaaaagaaatataaggtaaataataataccatttttaaaaaaataaaagtaatttctaatgtaatttctatcatttctaatatccataattttttgttgttataggagtgcggcggggcttaaagggccaaggggtatcccaattcatagtgctgcaaagatagccctcgccctcagccctattctaaaaggggtaggagagtgataggggtagggccaagggctgaggggtaggggtaaggggtagaattgggattggcccttaagGTATGAGTAGCGAGTCACGAACCCTTTTTCATCTGTTGACTAACTTGTAACACCACTTCAAGTGTTTCCTCAgctcacagcagcagtgaagctAAACTTGTTTAAAACCTAATCTGAAAGTATTCAAAGAAAGTGGTTCGTTGTGTTTACTTGTTCTGACAAAAATTAATGTTACTTATGATTGTCTCACTGTTTATCTTCTTTCTAAACCACAAAACTCCAcatttgacctttttaaagcttttttttccagcattaaaCAGTGGACTGTCTCTGAATTATATCACTGCATGCAAACATATGATTGTTAACAATAAACTCATCGATTCAGATCATTTTAGTTTAACTAGTTTagtttgaaaattatttttgcCACGGACAGTGATTATCCATTTTCTAAGCATGTCATTAATGAGACTCAAGTTGAATATCACGACTTTGACCTTTTAAATACAGTGCTGAATACATAAATTTTGTTCATACACACGTCGCTGATGTGCTTAAAATCTCACCCATGGCGTTGACGGCCTGAAACATCTGGTGCTGCTGTGCTCCCGGTCGACGGTCATGAAGTTCAGCTTCCAGTCATTCTGAGTGGTGAATAGCTGTAAGAGTGACAATTAAAGATTTTCATTTAATTGCGATCCATTAAATTTTCCCAATTCCCTGGTCAGAAGAAAGGATCTTGTTTGTGGTCCGGGGCACGATCATTTTCTGAGGGAACCAAACGATGgacagcagagcacacacaaacacaatgttaTGATTAATTCAGCACGATGACCGATGTAAAGCATGGCTAGGGGTTTCGGTGTTGGGCGGGAGATTCCAGCCAGAGAATCCTTTCATCGGCATTAATGTCCTTATATGGGTATAGtgacatgtgtgtgtatgtgtgtttggttgaaagagagaaaaatagacatAATACAGTCTTATAAACAAT
Proteins encoded in this region:
- the LOC115395779 gene encoding polyadenylate-binding protein 1-like translates to MSGYRKTKPILDQFAPINPSASLYVGDLLPTTTEVMLYEKFSQVGQVISVRVCRHRITRRSLGYGFVNYAKREDAERALDDLAFTVVNGRPVRIMWCRRDPSQRTNAAGNILIKNLDKSIDSLSLLNTFSVFGTVLSCKVVCDDNNVSKGYGYVHFETVEAAERATERLNGMLLNDQIVTIEPFRSFEDREAELAKSAEEFTNVYIKNFGEDMDDNRLTELFSKYGPTSSVRVMTDDNGNSKGFGFARFENHENAKKAVDDLNGKVLNGRRLYVSRAQRKAERQTELTRRFEPESLDRGSRYQGVNLYVHNLDSDMDEERLHRAFSPFGTITSVKVMTEGERCKGFGFVCFSSPEEASRAMTGMNGHVLGTQALYVVLARPTCNPSERHRYTPSSSLSHSNSSLSHSNSSSFSSDAPSWEPNAHFHHGPHMLPQEGTPSNPQWGANILPHYEPYVWSQQNLHMHPQYRPYV